A segment of the Polyodon spathula isolate WHYD16114869_AA chromosome 14, ASM1765450v1, whole genome shotgun sequence genome:
TTTGTTGATAACATGATGCTTTTTACTCATAGGTCCCTTCTGGATTTGTGCCACACTAGTATTTGCTATTGCCATCAGTGGAAACATCTCAAATTTCTTGGTGCACCTGGGCCAACCTCAGTACCACTATATGCCTGAATTTAGGAaaggtaaattaaaaatgaagtgtATTACAAAATTTGCAGAAGTTATGTAGTTATTGTAACAATGAAACTTTATTATAATTACATGTTGTGATTGTTTATGACCAAGAACAAGAACACAGAAAAAAGAACTATCCACTACCTCTGTACTAACTACAGACTACTACATTCTGTGGTAGCAATATTCTTTTTCTTAGTCAGcgattgtttattgttttaaactgtgggTCAGCATTGCTTCCAGAAAGATTGAAAACATCTTTTGCTTCGAAGctgcaaaataaatgcaatatcaAGTGTCTAAGTACAGGAAATCATAACAAAGAACcccactgtgtgtttttatttaccttAAATTGTATTCCAAACTTGCTGGAAAATGTTTCCTAACAACTAGAGGGCACAACTAAGACAAATGactgtctaaaatgtatttaactaaaataaaaatgtgggtTTTTATGATGGTTGTCTGTACCCCTGACCCACTACCAAGTATATAAAGCTGTAAAGTAATATATCTTGTCagctaatgttttgtttttattttgtattccagtAACTATTGCTGCCACTGCCATTTACAGCTATGCATGGCTGGTTCCTCTAGCTCTGTGGGGCTTTCTGATGTGGAGAAACAGCAAAGTCATGAACATAGTCTCCTATTCCTTCCTGGAAATTGTGTGTGTCTATGGCTattcactatttatttatattccagcAGCAGTAAGTACTTGGTTTTAGTTGCATTTTGGTTTCTCTGAATGACCAAtattatatgtatacattttactgGAAATTGTACTGAAAAATATGTATGTTCCGAAGTAAGAATCAAAGAACCAAATGAAAAGGGGACCGCTGTCAAGGTTGCCCCTCTTAAAATAAGTAAGAAATTAGACTTTAAAGCAGATGTAGGTTTTCTTTTAATACTGCTTTAATGTTTAGTTACAATACTCAAGAGGACTACGTATAATGGCTTACTGTCTTTCTCATAGGTACTGTGGATTATTCCAGTTGAATGGGTGAGATGGATTACAATTCTAGTTGCCATGTGCCTGTCGGGATCAGTTTTAGTAATCACATTTTGGCCTGCTGTTCGAGATGACCACCGCAGGATTGCCATTGCTACTATTTCAGCCATTATAATTCTTCATGCCCTGCTCGCTGTTGGCTGTAAGGTTAGTAGAACTTTTAGTAGAAGTCGTTCAACTGCACGCTATCCTATTGCAAGGTTGAGTTAGTAAATAATATACACATGAACATTTTGGTTGTTGTGCTTCACCGGtgtaaatgttaataaagcaaagtAGAGTTGACTGGAATTTGACCAGCTTAACAGCAAAAACATTACCCTTCACAATCAGGTTCTTATGAATCAGGGAATtcaattatatacaatatatattttttattacttttgaaGTTTTCAGCTGTGTCAAGTGTAGGACATGGAGTCGCAACTAAATAATGCTGTATCGTAACCATATTTCCAGTGGCAAACACTCAAATATTATTAATGCATAATgttgttattgattttaatttgtttttattactgatttTGAACAGGCATACTTTTTTGACGCTCCACAAATAGAAGTCCCAGGTCTCTCTGATAGCATTGCCTCAGGTAACAGGACAGTGACAGCTGTGAAGACACACTAATGAAACGAGTGCCTAGGTAAGCTGCATCGGCTTCAAAACTAGCAGTCTTGAAATATTAGTCATTCTCTTTCAGACTGTATCTGATGAAACTTTACATGGGCATTTGTGATGAAATGCAATTCTACATTGTGCAtgatattttctattttaatagattaataatttattttttattgcatatttcaACATACAGTTCAATCCGTGGTCACAACTATATTCCTACACTATTAACTTGCATCTTCTGAACAGAAGTATTGTATCATGACTTATAACTGGTGTACTGTAAACAGTTTTGTGCCCTATATTTTCAAAGACAGAATATAAGGGATTATATATATTAagaatacagtgtttttttgtgtttgtttgtatatcccgatgaaggcattagccataATGTTTGTCTACTTGGTTTCCTATTTTATGTTTCCTGTTTGTATACTTTTGTTATAATTGCAGGTTCTGTTGATGGTTGCCTTATCAGAAAGAAGTTACTCGGAAGAGTAAACGCAGCTGCAATGGTATGGACTTCAAGCGCCTTAAAGATGtgttgggataaaaaaaaaaaaaaaaaaaagtaactttaggaaaaaaaagttagataGTACAGAACAAGCAATATATGTGTTTGatgtaaataatataatgatAAAAGGCTTGCATATTTATTGGCTgtataaaacagtttttgttataGTTGGCTTTTGCTTTAAATTTCACTCTGTATAGTGTTTATTTTACTAAGTTCACCAACTTCAGTCAGCATTTTATGTTTGCCGTGTAATCTGTTGTGCAAAATACAGTGTTTACTTTGGCTGCTTATTTCCTGTTGTTAATCTTCAACCATTTTAGCACACAtgtaattatactgtatgtaaatggagaaaatacaatacaaaacatacatataCCCTATGAccataaataacaacaaaaaatggcAGTTACTTATGTACCATTGCAGAAATGTTATGAGgatacatcattttaaaagtggAAAACTCTTTACTTTATTTGAGCCTTAAATGAAACACAAgcttttcacttatttatttttcttcttgttatcatgttttttttttttttttttttttttttttttagaaactattttgtattaaaccTAGTCTCTTATGTGGAGTATCAAAGCAAGGTGATATTCGAACCGAACATTTGCGGTGGTGTTAGAATCAGGTTGTGGGGCATTCTGTTCCAGTGTAAGTAGTAACAAGAAATAGTATGTGTTACCACAAAGTCTGTTTTAAGCATTAACTCTCTT
Coding sequences within it:
- the yipf1 gene encoding protein YIPF1, whose translation is MAAVDDLQFQEFDDAENLLVANRDATTISIGDLNEKPTNQRRSLGNSPREEDDDLLGNADSDKTELLAGQKKSAAFWTFEYYQNFFDVDTCQVLDRIKGSVLPLPGKNFVRLYIRSNPDLYGPFWICATLVFAIAISGNISNFLVHLGQPQYHYMPEFRKVTIAATAIYSYAWLVPLALWGFLMWRNSKVMNIVSYSFLEIVCVYGYSLFIYIPAAVLWIIPVEWVRWITILVAMCLSGSVLVITFWPAVRDDHRRIAIATISAIIILHALLAVGCKAYFFDAPQIEVPGLSDSIASGNRTVTAVKTH